Genomic DNA from Candidatus Sulfurimonas marisnigri:
GTGCAACAAAATCTATTTCAATAAACTGGATGCTTTATGGACAATCTCCTGAGAGTCTTATTGATGCAACAAACAAATTTTTTATGGTTAAATATTTTAGTGATATAAATGCTTCTGCTGGTGGTGGAGCAGATAGCGATATTGAAGACGCACAAGAGATAGAGATACCACATGCATTTGCAATGATGCTAGGTGGAGAGAAAGAATTAAAACATATAGAAGCAATAAATGTAACTGGTGATTCTATGGAACCTACTTTTAGCTACAGCGATATAGTATTTATAAACAGAAGTAAAACTGACCTGCAAAGAGGCGGAATCTTCACAATAAGAACAGAAGCTGGTCTGTTTATAAAGAGAGTAGTCAGGAGAATAGATGGCAAAATAGATATAATATCTGACAATGAAGTCTACTCCACACAAACTCTTGACCCTGGAGAAATTGAAGTTATAGGGAGAGTTGTAAGTAGATTTGGTGAGGTTGATTAAAAGATTATGGTGTTGAAATATATTTATATAGTTTTATCTGTCATTATCTTTGTGGGTTGCTCAAATAAAGAGATTAGTGCAGTAGCAAAAGTAATTAAGCCTAAGAAGATTTTGGTAAAAATTGATGATAATTTAAGTTGTGAAGAGATAGCAGACATAACTCCTAAAAAACTCATAGATGTAGCTGATTTAGTTAATATACCACAGGATGTGACTAAATATTTACAAAACATATCTCAAAATGTACCTTTTTATGAAATTCAAAAAAAGTATGAAGAGTATTACTTTAGTATGTGGAATATAAACACACCTAAAGAAGATTTAAACTCCATTAAATGGCCATTTGCATCATATTGTGCTGGAACAAGCTATGGAGAAAATTTTCAACCATTAGAGCAAAAGTTTTTTGATGAAATGCTAGAAAGTTCAAATTTTACCTCATTTGCAACAGTTAATTTAAATGCAATGACTCTAAGAGAGACTAATATAAGAGCTTTTCCAACTATAAAACCACTATTAAAAGACCCAGCAAAAGCAGGGGAGGGTTTTCCTTTTGATTATCTTCAAAACAGCACTATTCACGCAAGTAAACCTGTTTTTATTTCACACTATTCCAGAGACAGAGAGTGGGTGTATATTTTCGCCAGCTTTGCATCAGGATGGGTTAAAACATCCGAAATAGTTATATTAGATAAAAAGTATAGTGATATATGGCAAAAAGCTCAGCAAGTTCAGATTGTTAAGGAAGATGTGCCAATATACTCTCTTAATGGAAGATTTCTTTTTAAATCAAAAATAGGGATGATGTTTGCCTTAGTTGATCAAGATAATGAAACATATACAATTTTAACAATCTCTTCATATAAAGACTCTGAACCACTATACATAAAATCAAAAATATCAAAAGATATAGCTCACAAAGATGTTATGAATTTAAACAAAAAAAATTTACACAATATAATAAACGAAGTTTCTAAAACAAATTATGGCTGGGGTGGAATGTATGAGCAGAGAGATTGTTCTTCTATGCTTAGAGACATGTTCGCACCATTTGGTATATGGTTACCTAGGAACTCTTATCAGCAAAGTAAGATTGGCAAAGTTATAGCTTTTAATGGGATGAGTGATGATGAAAAGATTAACCTTATTAAAGAGAAGGGTATTGCTTTTGAGACACTTCTGTATAAAAAAGGTCATATAGTTTTGTATGTTGGAACTTATAATGATGAAGTTATTGTGTTTCATAATACATGGGGAATAAAAACTAAAAAAGATAATATAGAGGGAAGAGTAATAATAGGCAAACCAATTTTTAGCACTCTGAAACTTGGCAAAAATCAAGAAAATTATGACGAAGAAGCAGAAATACTTAAAAATTTAAAAACCATGAACATCTTAACACAAGATGCCTTTTAGATATTATGCTTTAATATCTAAAAGTGAACCGAACATCTCATCTTGTGTTTTTATTGCTGTAACATTCACAGCAGTTGCATTCTGCGCAACAATCTGATCTGGAATCTCTTTGGCTAAATCAGTCTGACTAATCTTAGACCCATTATTATCAGCTTTACGAGTATTTGCCAAAACAGAACCATCAGCACTAGACATTCTAGTACTGCTAGGAACAAAACCATCCGAATTAACATTTGCTACATTATTTGCAGTTGTGTTCATCATAGTTTGATGAGATTGTATCGATGATATATTACTTGATATACTCATATTAACTCCTTCGCGTGTCAGGAATTATACTATACATTAATTGAAAGAATGGTTATTTGATGGAAGTAGTTCTACATGTAGAAAATAAATCTACATGCAAAATAGAATATTTAGTGGAGATCTGCGTTGAGTTTAATCTCTCTTGTTGAGCGTGAAGCAGTTAATTCGCCAGTCATAGAGTTTTGTCTAAAATGAAGACCGTTTAGTCCTGCTAAATCTTTACCTTTGAAGATTTCACCATCTATAGTAATGTTATTATTTACTTCTTTTATTTTAAGAAGCTCTTTAGAACTTATTTTAACTTTAGTTCCTTCTAGCATTGCTACACCTGCATCTAAGATACAACCATCACCCATAGGTATTCCACATGTAGAGTTTGCACCTAAAAGTGTGTTTTTACCAATTGAAACAGGATTCCCGTCTGTTCCACTAAGAACACCTAGTATAGAAGCACCACCACCAACATCACTGCCAGCACCAACAATAGCAGAGCTAGAAATACGTCCTTCAACCATAACTGGACCAGTTGTACCAGCATTAAAGTTAACATAAGAAGCACCGGGCATTACAGTTGTACCAGCTGCTAGTTGCGCGCCAAATCTAACTTTTGATGTGTCTAGTATACGAGTGTTGTCTGCAGGAATAATGTGTTGTAAAAATCTTGGGAACTTATCTACAAAGTCAATATGTGGGTATTCATTTGATAATTTTAATTCAATCTCAAATTCACGAAGGTAGTCAAGTTCAATTGGTTGACCATTTGACCAAGCAACGTTTGGAAGTGCACCAAAAGCACCATTTAAGTTAATGCTTCTAAGTTCAACTTTAGCTTGTGACAATGCATATAATTTTAAATAAGAAGCTTCAACGCTCTTTAACGCTTCATCAGCAAAGATAAATGTAACTTTAAACTCACCCTCTAAAGAGCCGCTATTCATTATTTGGTTATAAAGTGCAGAAATAACTTGGATGTTTTTATGAGCATCACCATAAGCTTCATCAGAGTAAGGGGTAAAAGCATTTAAACAGCTTCTTAAAAAGTCAGCGTTAATATCGCAAACAACCTCGCTTTCATTAAAATCAACTTCAATACCTTGCTCAGATAAAGCTCTAATGAAAATAGCCGCACTTCCAAAGTTTTCATTCCAGTTAATTATAGGGTAAGTTGCTTGAAGAGATTTTCCAATATTCAGCTGACCTAAATCTACTCTACAAATACCAAATGCTAGAGGATCTTTATATCCAGTAGTTGATGATTTAATATTTTCTATTAATGCTTTAAAGGCATCCGTTGTTTGAATTAGTTCCATAAACTCTCTCTTTGATAAATTATTTGTGCAAGTATATTAAAACTTTACTAATACATAT
This window encodes:
- a CDS encoding LexA family transcriptional regulator, which translates into the protein MKSFLEIVEEIKSIISAEFSGKKIFDKDVADTLGVSQMNFATMKKRNKIPFGELLDFCATKSISINWMLYGQSPESLIDATNKFFMVKYFSDINASAGGGADSDIEDAQEIEIPHAFAMMLGGEKELKHIEAINVTGDSMEPTFSYSDIVFINRSKTDLQRGGIFTIRTEAGLFIKRVVRRIDGKIDIISDNEVYSTQTLDPGEIEVIGRVVSRFGEVD
- a CDS encoding SH3 domain-containing protein yields the protein MKYIYIVLSVIIFVGCSNKEISAVAKVIKPKKILVKIDDNLSCEEIADITPKKLIDVADLVNIPQDVTKYLQNISQNVPFYEIQKKYEEYYFSMWNINTPKEDLNSIKWPFASYCAGTSYGENFQPLEQKFFDEMLESSNFTSFATVNLNAMTLRETNIRAFPTIKPLLKDPAKAGEGFPFDYLQNSTIHASKPVFISHYSRDREWVYIFASFASGWVKTSEIVILDKKYSDIWQKAQQVQIVKEDVPIYSLNGRFLFKSKIGMMFALVDQDNETYTILTISSYKDSEPLYIKSKISKDIAHKDVMNLNKKNLHNIINEVSKTNYGWGGMYEQRDCSSMLRDMFAPFGIWLPRNSYQQSKIGKVIAFNGMSDDEKINLIKEKGIAFETLLYKKGHIVLYVGTYNDEVIVFHNTWGIKTKKDNIEGRVIIGKPIFSTLKLGKNQENYDEEAEILKNLKTMNILTQDAF
- a CDS encoding flagellar basal body rod C-terminal domain-containing protein; its protein translation is MSISSNISSIQSHQTMMNTTANNVANVNSDGFVPSSTRMSSADGSVLANTRKADNNGSKISQTDLAKEIPDQIVAQNATAVNVTAIKTQDEMFGSLLDIKA
- a CDS encoding tetrahydrodipicolinate N-succinyltransferase N-terminal domain-containing protein, whose protein sequence is MELIQTTDAFKALIENIKSSTTGYKDPLAFGICRVDLGQLNIGKSLQATYPIINWNENFGSAAIFIRALSEQGIEVDFNESEVVCDINADFLRSCLNAFTPYSDEAYGDAHKNIQVISALYNQIMNSGSLEGEFKVTFIFADEALKSVEASYLKLYALSQAKVELRSINLNGAFGALPNVAWSNGQPIELDYLREFEIELKLSNEYPHIDFVDKFPRFLQHIIPADNTRILDTSKVRFGAQLAAGTTVMPGASYVNFNAGTTGPVMVEGRISSSAIVGAGSDVGGGASILGVLSGTDGNPVSIGKNTLLGANSTCGIPMGDGCILDAGVAMLEGTKVKISSKELLKIKEVNNNITIDGEIFKGKDLAGLNGLHFRQNSMTGELTASRSTREIKLNADLH